Proteins found in one Clostridium cagae genomic segment:
- a CDS encoding rhodanese-like domain-containing protein yields the protein MDKLDKNKIIITYCNKGVTGNTTQNIFINARYKKFYNLSGGTNFIREVNNEKNFNLGYF from the coding sequence ATGGATAAGTTAGATAAAAATAAAATAATAATAACTTATTGCAATAAAGGAGTTACAGGAAATACAACTCAAAATATATTTATAAATGCTAGATATAAAAAATTCTATAACCTTTCAGGGGGAACAAATTTTATAAGGGAAGTAAATAATGAAAAGAACTTTAATTTAGGATATTTCTAA